In Calliopsis andreniformis isolate RMS-2024a chromosome 8, iyCalAndr_principal, whole genome shotgun sequence, one DNA window encodes the following:
- the LOC143182047 gene encoding uncharacterized protein LOC143182047 — CPPTHVKILVKVRIKTEVLEEIENFSANDELEVEEVIEVDSKRKLGDEDDRVRSRDSVFSRKMEIVRMDEYVDFGEYVQALTSGRRLLCSVCRIEFPDEAEFKTHMVGHSHGKLFQCGFCRKQFSRSSALKDHLQVHEVVKGFVCNHCHLRFQEEDQLKSHQSKAHSKRMPFECTVCKKKLLHRQSLRDHKLMHTNVKPFECTICKKRFLRPSSLRAHMIVHTADLPFACDLCPAKFKRSSVLKTHKLTHTGVRRFECDICKRRFHLKGALKHHILSHYGVRPYKCEDCGKCYRRSWGLKVHRYRHTGIKRFECDLCKLRFSVKTKLAKHIYMHIGEKPYKCDYCGRQYGERYQLKAHKCSTTTRNPLKTKIECGFSDSVTQIVFFRPKSMNTSFHSTINKC; from the exons TGCCCACCTACACACGTGAAAATACTCGTCAAGGTGAGAATCAAGACAGAGGTGCTCGAGGAGATCGAGAACTTCTCGGCGAATGATGAGCTGGAGGTCGAGGAGGTCATCGAGGTCGACTCTAAGCGGAAGCTGGGGGACGAAGATGATCGAGTTAGGAGCAGAGACTCGGTGTTCTCGCGTAAGATGGAGATCGTCAGGATGGATGAATACGTCGACTTCGGGGAGTACGTTCAGGCCCTGACGAGCGGAAGGCGATTGTTATGCAGTGTCTGCAGGATCGAGTTCCCCGACGAGGCGGAGTTCAAGACCCACATGGTGGGGCACAGCCACGGGAAGCTTTTCCAGTGTGGCTTCTGTAGGAAACAGTTTTCACG GTCATCAGCTCTGAAGGATCACCTGCAGGTGCACGAGGTCGTCAAGGGCTTCGTGTGCAACCACTGTCACCTTCGATTCCAG GAGGAGGACCAGCTCAAGTCTCATCAATCAAAAGCGCACTCAAAACGCATGCCCTTCGAGTGCACTGTGTGCAAAAAGAAACTACTGCACCGACAGTCTCTACGGGACCACAAACTGATGCACACGAACGTGAAACCCTTCGAGTGCACCATCTGCAAGAAGAGGTTCCTGCGTCCCAGCAGCCTCAGAGCTCACATGATCGTCCACACTGCAGACCTGCCATTCGCCTGCGACCTTTGCCCCGCCAAGTTCAAACgctcctcagtgctcaagacCCACAAATTGACGCACACGGGCGTGAGAAGGTTCGAGTGCGACATTTGCAAGCGTCGTTTCCACCTGAAAGGCGCCCTGAAGCATCACATTCTCTCGCACTATG GAGTGAGGCCTTACAAGTGTGAAGACTGTGGCAAGTGTTACAGAAGGTCCTGGGGCCTGAAGGTGCACAGATATCGCCACACAGGAATTAAAAGGTTCGAGTGCGATCTCTGCAAGTTGCGGTTCAGCGTGAAGACAAAGCTAGCTAAGCATATCTACATGCACATCGGCGAGAAACCTTACAAGTGTGATTACTGTGGGCGTCAATATGGAGAACGGTACCAACTGAAGGCTCACAAGTGCTCGACGACGACTCGAAATCCTTTGAAGACAAAAATCGAGTGCGGATTTTCTGACTCGGTCACTCAGATCGTGTTCTTTAGACCGAAATCGATGAATACCTCGTTTCACTCCACCATCAACAAGTGTTAA